The DNA window CCCAATATTTAGGGCAATTATGGTTCTTGTATTAATTCCATCATATACAGAATGACTAAGTTAATCATCCTGATGCTATTTGGAACGAGACAAACAAGTATTTGGGATTCAGTTGTGCATTTTTTTAGGAATATTTCAATATATTAGAAGGATATACCATAAAAATCTCTGAACCAAAGAGGTACGATAAACCTATTGACCCGAAAAAAAGAATTTGAATCATTTTATGCGCCTCAGTAGTCTATATATATCCTTAAAGTGTATAAAAAGGATAAGGAGAAGAAAAATATTTGTTGGTTGAGGAAGACTTATTTCTCAAAAAGTTTGATCAGCAACTTAAAGTGTCTAAGTTTATTACATCCCAGTTAGGTTGAGTTTGTTAAGCACGGGTTAGTGCTAGAGATACCAAAGCTGTTTGAAGAAGAGCAAGATATTTGATACGCTTAAGCTTCTAAGAAAGGAACTTGCCCTAGAAAACGGTGTTCCGGCCTACATGATTTGTGGGGATCAAGTGCTAAGATCCATCGTAACCCAAAAACCAGAGGATGCTGAACAGCTTATTATGGTGAATGGAATTGGGGAAAAGTTTGTTGAGAAGTATGGAGACGAATTTCTTAATGCTTTAAATGAATCTGTTGAAATAGATAATGAACGACAAGAAGAGAATGTAGGGTAATGAAGTGCAGATGTTAAACTAATGGATACTATTAGGCTATAAAAGTAAGAGTGATGGTATATTCTCTAGGATATAGCATCACTCTTTTGCTTTTTGTTGCGTGACTAGCAAGCCATTAACTGCTAGTCGGTGCAAGTCTGACTAAGTAGATCTCGTAAAAGGACAAAGGGAAGCTGATCCAAGCGTAGGAAATCATTTTTTGCCTAGCTTCAACAGCTTGATCAGGCTAACAGCCATACAAATAAAATAAATAGCATAGAAGAGGACAAAGGTTAAATAGATGAATGAATAGATATCAAATTCAATGAAAACATCTAATTTATAAATGATAATAAGAGCTAAACTAAGACTATAAAATGAAAAAGCCATATCAAGCAGCGTCAAATACATTTTGTTCTTACTGTTTTTTAATAAAGCTAGCCCAACACGAATGATAAAGTAAGCAAGTAACCCAAAAAATAAGTAATGCGGTAACATCCCAAGTTCATTCATAATCTCCAGCCAACCTTTCAGAACTTTTGACAGAATCTACGATATTAATTCCTTAAATGTTAATATATTGATAAGGGATAATATGTATCATATATGCAACCGTGTGTCTACGCAACTAACAAGGAAAAAAGGAATTTATGATGAATGTGGGAGCAAGAAAGGGAGCAAATCATGAATATTAAAAGCTTGCAGGTAGTCTTACTATTAGTAGGGGTTATTTCATTTGTCTATGGCTGGCTACAGAGCGTGTCTTTTCCAGTACGATCTGAAGAGCTCGAAAGAATACTATTAAGTAAAACAGTCAAGCAGTACGTTTTTATGGCTGCTGCAGTCATTCTATGGATTATCACATATTGTCTGTATGTTATAGAAATGGAAGTAGCTAAAATTAAAAAAGATAATGTTTAGGAAAATTAAGGTGTGTAATCAAATTAAGATATATCAATACGTTTTATTCAAAACGGCTTTTCGGAATGATTACAGGCTAGGGTTAATAATCTTGTAAGGATGCGTTATTTAACGATAGATGTAATGATGTAGAACTCATTTCATTTATATCAAAAGTTAGGAGTGATTAAAATGCCTAGTGGTACGTATACAACGACCATACCAATGCCAGTACACAAGGTGTGGAGCTTTGTTAAAGATGTGAATAATTGGGCTCCTTTAGTTCCAGGCTATCAAGGTCATGAACAAATTGACGAAAACACATTTAATTGGACATTCAAGGTAGATGTAGGCTTCTTCAAACGAGAGGTACAGCTACAGATAAAGTTTACAGATTGGCAGGAGCTAACAAAGATCAGCTATAATCTGAATGGGATAACGGATCAGTTCTCAGGTGAAGGCTATTTTGAATTTAAGGCTAAGGGGCAAGATTCCACTCAATTAGAGGGTTATTTAGAGCTAACAGCCAAAGGAGCGATGGCTTCCATGATCAATTCCTTTCTAAAGTCTGCTGTGCCTCAAATGGTGGAGGAGCTAAGCAAGGAAATAGCGGAAAAGATTAAGGAGCAAGAGCAGAGATAAGATAGTCCTGCAACTTCAATCTAAACAAAATGTAACCTTAAATATGAGGTGTAAAAGGATGAGTCTAATCTAAGCCGAAATCATGCTAAGGAGAG is part of the Bacillus horti genome and encodes:
- a CDS encoding CoxG family protein yields the protein MPSGTYTTTIPMPVHKVWSFVKDVNNWAPLVPGYQGHEQIDENTFNWTFKVDVGFFKREVQLQIKFTDWQELTKISYNLNGITDQFSGEGYFEFKAKGQDSTQLEGYLELTAKGAMASMINSFLKSAVPQMVEELSKEIAEKIKEQEQR
- a CDS encoding HRDC domain-containing protein, with product MKKSKIFDTLKLLRKELALENGVPAYMICGDQVLRSIVTQKPEDAEQLIMVNGIGEKFVEKYGDEFLNALNESVEIDNERQEENVG